The following proteins are co-located in the Deltaproteobacteria bacterium genome:
- a CDS encoding urease accessory protein UreD, which produces MSATCASTLPSDGAHARLPRGDGRAEIVFGPVHGATRLRHLYQRNPCRVFFPGTTDLATAVVLTTSGGLTGGDRIELDLAVRKEARAVITTQAAEKIYRSAGEPCNVDVRITAGKKTWMEWMPQETILFDGARLRRATTVRATDGARIMAGEILVFGRLAR; this is translated from the coding sequence TTGAGCGCGACGTGCGCAAGCACCTTACCGTCTGACGGCGCGCACGCGCGGCTGCCGCGCGGCGACGGCCGCGCGGAGATCGTCTTCGGCCCGGTCCACGGAGCGACCCGGCTTCGGCACCTGTACCAGAGGAACCCCTGCCGGGTCTTCTTCCCGGGCACCACCGACCTCGCGACCGCGGTGGTTCTGACCACCTCCGGAGGACTCACCGGCGGGGACCGGATCGAGTTGGACCTCGCGGTCCGCAAGGAGGCGCGGGCCGTGATAACGACGCAGGCCGCCGAGAAAATCTACCGCTCCGCGGGCGAACCCTGCAACGTCGATGTGCGCATCACGGCCGGGAAGAAGACCTGGATGGAATGGATGCCGCAGGAAACCATCCTGTTCGACGGCGCCCGGCTGCGCCGCGCCACCACCGTCCGCGCCACGGACGGCGCCCGCATCATGGCCGGCGAGATCCTCGTGTTCGGCCGCCTGGCCCGCG